The following coding sequences lie in one Benincasa hispida cultivar B227 chromosome 6, ASM972705v1, whole genome shotgun sequence genomic window:
- the LOC120080095 gene encoding bHLH transcription factor RHL1-like, whose translation MALLQQQLLMSRGITTATATATAADDSGLLPLPGNDVVEIAGSSSFKCPNPIDHGSVIPSLFNEFRRISQHLRFRLNQNQSQGNSNSQKQNFGAPVSVSTPSPAGPGSGGGGAAPAQPRQRVRARRGQATDPHSIAEDYGESELRRE comes from the exons ATGGCCTTGCTTCAACAGCAGTTACTCATGTCGAGAGGAATCACCACCGCTACCGCCACCGCCACCGCCGCCGATGATTCCGGTCTCCTTCCGTTGCCTGGTAACGACGTCGTTGAAATAGCAGGCTCTTCGTCTTTCAAATGCCCTAATCCG ATTGATCACGGTTCAGTCATTCCCTCTCTTTTCAACGAATTTCGCCGGATTTCTCAACACCTCCGGTTTCGTCTTAACCAGAATCAATCTCAGG GGAACTCAAACTCTCAGAAACAGAACTTCGGAGCTCCGGTATCAGTTAGTACTCCATCACCGGCGGGTCCTGGCTCCGGCGGTGGTGGTGCAGCACCGGCTCAGCCCCGACAGAGAGTCAGAGCTCGGAGAGGACAAGCCACAGACCCTCATAGTATAGCAGaaga TTACGGAGAGAGCGAATTGCGGAGAGAATGA